A section of the Bombus huntii isolate Logan2020A chromosome 5, iyBomHunt1.1, whole genome shotgun sequence genome encodes:
- the LOC126866059 gene encoding CCHC-type zinc finger nucleic acid binding protein, with translation MSSSACYKCNRMGHYARECPQGGGGGGRGDRGRDREGGFARGRDKCYKCNQFGHFARECKEDQDLCYRCQGVGHIAKDCQQGPEMSCYNCNKTGHMARSCPEGGNDSGRFGMQSCYNCNKTGHFARNCTEVGGKACYTCGKPGHLSRECDQDDRK, from the exons atgaGTTCAAGTGCTTGTTATAAATGTAACCGAATGGGTCACTATGCACGGGAGTGTCCACAAGGTGGTGGAGGTGGAGGTAGAGGTGACCGTGGCCGTGATCGAGAAGGTGGCTTTGCCCGTGGTCGTGACAAGTGCTACAAGTGTAACCAATTTGGACACTTTGCACGAGAATGTAAAGAAGATCAAGACCTTTGCTACCGTTGCCAAGGTGTAGGGCACATTGCAAAAGACTGTCAACAG GGGCCTGAAATGAGCTGTTATAACTGCAACAAGACTGGTCATATGGCACGTAGCTGCCCCGAAGGTGGTAATGATTCTGGACGTTTTGGAATGCAAAGTTgctataattgtaataaaacaggTCATTTTGCTCGTAACTGCACTGAAGTCGGAGGAAAAGCATGCTATACTTGTGGCAAGCCTGGTCATTTAAGCCGTGAATGTGATCAGGATGACAGAAAGTAG
- the LOC126866037 gene encoding splicing factor 45 — protein sequence MSLYDDFDKHRTSEKVVGWSSSIKLLQSQLQLKKAATTQPKREQYRKATAVLAPVIDLKSKANRNTEREDDGPHNNPLSSGTVSSIGVGGEFDWNVINEYDPMWPNEYDKVVKELRDLRDREHDQETEMRKRRRDSSRFEDTQASSGNSTMIPPERDEERTPTSRGIAGGAAIAPPPSLQESSELPPPTQPRPPTSIGYATSSVAAKIMAKYGFKEGQGLGKKEQGMSVALQVEKTSKRGGRIVGEREQLMPPPPPVAVSPPPTQQQVPPLQPSEEPSITEIMKCPSKVVLLRNMVGPGEVDDDLEPEVKDECNTKYGDVARVIIHEVTEAAPEEAVRIFVEFKRIESAIKAVVDLNGRFFGGRQVKAGFYSSEKLDSLQLMD from the exons ATGTCTCTATACGACGATTTTGACAAACACAGAACGTCGGAAAAAGTAGTTGGATGGTCATCTAGTATCAAATTATTACAATCTCAACTACAATTAAAAAAGGCTGCTACTACACAG CCAAAACGCGAACAATATAGAAAAGCAACAGCAGTATTAGCACCTGTGATAGATTTAAAGTCAAAAGCCAATCGGAACACAGAAAGGGAAGATGATGGGCCACATAATAATCCACTCTCTTCTGGTACTGTTAGCAGTATTGGAGTAGGAGGTGAATTTGATTGGAATgtaataaatgaatatgatCCTATGTGGCCTAATGAATATGACAAAGTTGTTAAAGAACTAAGAGATTTACGTGATAGAGAACACGATCAAGAGACTGAAATGCGTAAACGTAGACGAGACAGTTCACGTTTTGAAGATACACAG GCTTCCTCTGGGAATAGTACAATGATTCCCCCTGAAAGAGATGAGGAAAGAACTCCTACATCAAGAGGTATTGCCGGGGGAGCAGCTATAGCACCACCACCTTCCCTACAAGAATCTTCTGAGCTTCCACCTCCAACACAACCAAGACCACCAACTAGTATAGGTTATGCTACATCATCAGTAGCAGCAAAAATAATGGCTAAATATGGTTTCAAAGAAGGACAAGGACTTGGTAAAAAGGAACAAGGAATGTCTGTTGCTTTACAAGTAGAAAAAACTAGTAAACGAGGTGGAAGGATTGTTGGAGAAAGAGAACAACTTAtgccaccaccaccacctGTTGCTGTTTCTCCACCTCCAACACAACAGCAAGTTCCACCTTTACAACCTTCGGAAGAACCCAGCATTACTGAAATAATGAAATGTCCGAGTAAg gttgtattattacgtaatatggttgGTCCCGGAGAAGTGGATGATGATCTTGAACCTGAAGTTAAAGACGAATGTAATACGAAATATGGCGATGTAGCGCGTGTTATTATTCATGAAGTAACAGAAGCTGCTCCAGAAGAAGCTGTTAGAATCTTCGTAGAATTTAAGAGAATAGAAAGTGCTATTAAAGCTGTGGTTGATTTAAATGGACGGTTTTTCGGTGGAAGACAAGTCAAAGCAGGTTTTTATTCCAGTGAAAAACTTGATAGTTTACAATTAATGGACTAA